TGGCTGATTTAGAGGCATGTAAGACCAACAAATATTTGTGTCttatttttaagtttcaatGCATTTGTGTTTTAAATTATCTATGTTGTATCTGTTACCTGCAAGACATCAAAAGAGCTAACAATAGTATTCTATTTATGTCAAGCCTGAGTTGAAGGAGAGTGAAAGACTTCTGAAAAACAGCAAGACCAATCCTATCGCTACCCTTCATAAGACATGCAAAAGTACGAAAAATCACAAAAAGAGTGACCCAAGTCAATATTTAATATGGATATGGATTCAAATATATGTCTTGATGTGTCAGATGATGAGGATGATGTCATGGAACTAGATTGAACAACTATAACCCGCCAAGATCCACGCAAAGTTGCTGTCCAACAGAGCAATTCCTCTATGAAACGCCAAAAAATATCACCCGAGCCAAATGAAAAAGGGAAGGCGAAACCAATATTAAAGCCATGGTTCCCTGGACCTGGTGAAAGGAGAACCAGGTTCCAAAATACGGTTGAGGTAAAATCATTGAACATCCAtatgaatttatatattattgtaaaaGGGATCAGTTTATAATGCCCGAATTTTGTATGTAGGCGTTCAAAGGTGTGCAACGACTAATTATGGCGTGATTTAACATATCTTTTGAGGACAACATGTAGAATTTCACACCTTGAAGTCATTCTAAACCCAACAAAAAATTTTCCTCGAATATGAGCGATAGTCCACATGTTTTTTTCCCCATACTTATCTACTATCCATTCCCGATCTTCCACTCTAAAGCATCTAACCATTTCCTCCCACTTTTGTTCGAACACACCAACTTCGTAATCACCTAGCATTAACTTTGTAAACATTTTCGTAAACTGAGGTTTGTGAATATTTCTTGTTGCATTACGCATCAAGTGCCATGCACGTAACCTATGATGTGCATTCGGAAACACTTCCTGAATAGCGATAGTCATCGATGGATGACCATCTGTAATTACTGAAATTAGTGTCTTTCCCTTCATTGCTATGAGAAGCTGTTTTAGTAACCACACATATGTGCTTTTCCTCTCATTCGAAACTATTACAAAACCAAATACAACGGTTTGATTATGGTGGTTAACTCCCGAGAATATTACCACCAGCAATCTGTATCTATTCTTCTTATATGTGGCGTCAAATGCTAGCACATCCCTGAACAGATTGTAGTTCAACTGAAACCGGCCATCACACCAAAAAATTTGCCGAAACGCTCATTCTCTGCCCTTCTCAATATTATAGAACAAGTTTTGATCCCCTGTTGCTAGCATTTTCAGGTAAGCCACTGCAGAGGTTAAATCATCAGGTAATTGTCTTCTTCGCTTCGCAACTTGATTATGCATATccttaattgaaaaattaacgTTCTCGTACCCACCACACTGGCTAGCTAATGACCCAAATATGTTTGGCATGCTGATCCCCACTACTTTCATATGGTTCATTTGACTAGTATCAGGCTCAGTCATTTTCTTGTGAGATATTAACATTCTTGCTAATTTTGGAACAACAAGCTCATGGTTGTGTTCATCACAAAAATCTCTCACTACCCAACTCTCAGTTATCGCATCGAAGAAAACATGAAGTTTATTCATACAACCACATCTTGTCTCTGGTTTAGGCTCCCTCACTCGATTTTTCAGATGGTTCTATTTTTCTAATCTATACCTTTCACAAGAACAAACATATGCTTTTTCTCTAACTTTTCCAT
This portion of the Arachis duranensis cultivar V14167 chromosome 6, aradu.V14167.gnm2.J7QH, whole genome shotgun sequence genome encodes:
- the LOC107494721 gene encoding protein FAR1-RELATED SEQUENCE 5, which translates into the protein MFGGARNWWNSKVNREIQKERKKNEKEKKSMKTKMKIKKKMKKIVRSGLEGEGRREWEELGFRDSERDRDVLAFDATYKKNRYRLLVVIFSGVNHHNQTVVFGFVIVSNERKSTYVWLLKQLLIAMKGKTLISVITDGHPSMTIAIQEVFPNAHHRLRAWHLMRNATRNIHKPQFTKMFTKLMLGDYEVGVFEQKWEEMVRCFRVEDREWIVDKYGEKNMWTIAHIRGKFFVGFRMTSRCEILHVVLKRYVKSRHN